One Phycisphaera mikurensis NBRC 102666 DNA window includes the following coding sequences:
- a CDS encoding Gfo/Idh/MocA family oxidoreductase → MIGPHTGGMRLGVLGVDSSHLPEFTRRIAGLNEAGATRCRVVSMFDAGDHQLPAADVAGWVAEAKAMGVQERGSVEELLGGVDGVLVLAVAGGRHLELAEPALQRGLPTYVDKPLACTAADARRLAALAEEHAAPCYSASSLRFAAEPVAAAADASLGDIVAVDAFGPGELLDANPGVLHYGVHAVEMVDAVLGPGVAEVAAESTADRDLVRLRYADGRAATLRLERRGSYDFGAAVHGTAGASFFKVDFATVYDRLVEAMVGFFRGGQAPVPLSRIVENVAVMEAANRSRETGGGWVKPDGAP, encoded by the coding sequence TTGATCGGCCCGCACACCGGCGGCATGCGCCTGGGCGTGCTCGGCGTCGACAGCTCGCACCTTCCCGAGTTCACGCGTCGCATCGCGGGCTTGAACGAGGCCGGGGCCACCCGCTGCCGCGTGGTGTCGATGTTCGACGCGGGCGACCACCAGCTGCCCGCGGCGGACGTCGCCGGCTGGGTGGCCGAAGCGAAGGCCATGGGCGTGCAGGAGCGTGGCTCGGTCGAGGAGCTGCTCGGCGGCGTCGACGGCGTGCTGGTGCTCGCCGTCGCCGGCGGCCGCCACCTGGAGCTGGCGGAGCCGGCGCTGCAGCGTGGCTTGCCGACCTACGTCGACAAGCCGCTGGCCTGCACCGCCGCGGACGCCCGGCGGCTCGCCGCCCTCGCGGAGGAGCACGCCGCCCCGTGCTACTCCGCCTCGAGCCTCCGCTTCGCGGCCGAGCCGGTCGCCGCCGCGGCGGACGCGTCGCTGGGCGACATCGTCGCCGTCGACGCCTTCGGGCCCGGCGAGCTGCTCGACGCGAACCCCGGCGTGCTGCACTACGGCGTGCACGCGGTGGAGATGGTCGACGCGGTGCTGGGCCCCGGCGTCGCGGAGGTCGCGGCGGAGTCGACCGCGGACCGCGACCTGGTCCGCCTCCGGTACGCCGACGGCCGGGCCGCCACGCTCCGGCTGGAGCGCAGGGGCAGCTACGACTTCGGCGCCGCCGTTCACGGCACCGCGGGAGCGTCCTTCTTCAAGGTCGACTTCGCCACCGTGTACGACCGCCTCGTGGAAGCGATGGTCGGCTTCTTCCGGGGCGGCCAGGCCCCGGTCCCGCTGTCGCGCATCGTCGAGAACGTCGCCGTGATGGAAGCCGCGAACCGCTCGCGGGAGACCGGCGGCGGGTGGGTGAAGCCGGACGGCGCGCCGTGA
- a CDS encoding PEP-CTERM sorting domain-containing protein, producing MTATPACKGLLAIAAAAFGGSAFAAPSTSVDFYNLGGFSLVGSSPTGSIGSAASLAYDGSTLYLGQGAGPATSAAPFTFVDDAFGANNIGTSFGSAVGGNGVTGLDVADGILVGVSTNGGANDTLQVFNVATTPTATAAGVVSPGDVGMTRFDAVALDPGFVAGTQGGAGVSAVQFGSGNRRLIDPATGNLLNTGPGYFNGAGGSGFRGLDYDPATGDVYARTVNGIQVGVRSGDNGVQTVGGAAGTSQVVADPSGFAVGLNVAYLGDFGGNADDALFIYNDLSDVTSTSSFDALNLAQQDGAAVAVNFLNADGSAAFAEVLQTSNQTGVFDFSFDPGTGQLAVLDVANAYVYLFDGEPIPEPATAAVVALGGLALLGRRRTA from the coding sequence ATGACCGCCACCCCCGCCTGCAAGGGCCTCCTCGCCATCGCCGCCGCCGCCTTCGGCGGGTCGGCTTTCGCCGCGCCGAGCACGAGCGTCGACTTCTACAACCTCGGCGGCTTCAGCCTCGTCGGCTCATCGCCCACGGGCTCGATCGGTTCCGCCGCGTCGCTGGCCTACGACGGCAGCACGCTCTACCTCGGGCAGGGGGCCGGACCGGCGACGTCGGCCGCTCCCTTCACCTTCGTGGACGATGCCTTCGGCGCCAACAACATCGGCACCAGCTTCGGCTCGGCGGTCGGCGGCAACGGTGTGACCGGGCTTGACGTCGCCGACGGCATCCTCGTGGGCGTCTCCACCAACGGCGGGGCCAACGACACGCTGCAGGTCTTCAACGTGGCCACCACGCCCACGGCCACCGCTGCCGGCGTGGTCTCCCCCGGCGACGTGGGCATGACCCGCTTCGACGCGGTCGCCCTCGACCCCGGCTTCGTCGCCGGCACACAGGGCGGTGCCGGTGTCTCCGCCGTGCAGTTCGGCAGCGGCAACCGTCGCCTCATCGATCCCGCCACCGGCAACCTTCTGAACACCGGTCCGGGCTACTTCAACGGCGCCGGCGGCAGCGGCTTCCGCGGCCTCGACTACGACCCGGCCACCGGCGACGTGTACGCCCGCACCGTCAACGGCATCCAGGTCGGCGTCCGCTCCGGCGACAATGGCGTGCAGACCGTCGGCGGCGCCGCGGGCACCAGCCAGGTCGTTGCCGATCCCAGCGGCTTCGCGGTGGGCCTGAACGTCGCCTACCTCGGCGACTTCGGAGGCAACGCCGACGACGCGTTGTTCATCTACAACGACCTGTCGGACGTCACCAGCACGTCCAGCTTCGACGCGTTGAACCTCGCGCAGCAGGACGGCGCCGCGGTCGCGGTCAACTTCCTCAACGCCGACGGCAGCGCCGCCTTCGCCGAGGTGCTGCAGACCTCGAACCAGACCGGCGTCTTCGACTTCAGCTTCGACCCCGGCACCGGGCAGCTGGCCGTTCTGGACGTCGCCAACGCCTACGTCTACCTCTTCGACGGCGAGCCGATCCCCGAGCCCGCCACCGCGGCGGTCGTCGCCCTCGGCGGCCTGGCCCTCCTGGGCCGCCGCCGCACCGCCTGA
- a CDS encoding FAD-dependent oxidoreductase yields MPDTLQTPILIVGAGCGGFAAALAVARAGGSCVLTEPTDWVGGQLTSQAVPPDENAWIEPDVGDAQAATASYLAFREAVRSRYRRAECLTAAAAARPRLNPGDGWVSRLCFSPRIGQEVLRETIRPHVEAGRIRLLLEHEPVSADGAANRVRSVTVRGGDGRETRIAADYVLDATEAGDLYPLTGCEHAVGAECRDAYGELHAPAGRGDGPGGSHPRDQQAVSWCFAMEHRPGRNHVGPEPEGYARWRSFVPDLDPPWCGPLFSWLSPGVDERPREMGMVPWPDRPADGVWELWRYRRIVDASAHTDGRPDVCLVNWVQMDQFVEPVLGVSPDAARAALKLAKQQARCLFHWMQTEAPRHDGGRGYPGLKLRGDELGTDSGFAKAAYIREPRRLLARTIIHEGHLGAAQRRAAGEPEVPELATTLGESVPAAEPFADAVGVGHYRLDLHPSCAGRNSVYVEAAPYRIPLGSLIPVRVENLLAAGKGFGVSHVVNGCTRLHPVEWTVGEAAGELAAWCLEHGRTPAEVHADAAQTRRFQDRLRARGFALAWPWEKS; encoded by the coding sequence ATGCCCGACACCCTCCAGACGCCCATCCTCATCGTCGGCGCCGGCTGCGGCGGCTTCGCCGCCGCGCTCGCGGTTGCCCGCGCCGGCGGCTCCTGCGTCCTCACCGAGCCCACCGATTGGGTGGGCGGGCAGCTGACCAGCCAGGCGGTGCCGCCGGACGAGAACGCCTGGATCGAGCCGGACGTCGGCGACGCGCAAGCGGCGACGGCGTCGTACCTCGCCTTCCGCGAGGCGGTCCGCAGCCGCTACCGGCGGGCGGAGTGCCTGACCGCCGCCGCCGCCGCCCGGCCGCGGCTCAACCCCGGCGACGGCTGGGTCAGCCGCCTGTGCTTCTCGCCCCGCATCGGCCAGGAGGTGCTCCGGGAGACGATCCGCCCGCACGTGGAGGCGGGGCGGATCCGCCTGCTCCTCGAGCACGAGCCGGTTTCCGCGGACGGCGCCGCCAACCGCGTGCGGAGCGTCACGGTCCGCGGCGGCGACGGCCGCGAGACCCGCATCGCCGCCGACTACGTGCTCGACGCCACCGAGGCGGGCGACCTGTACCCGCTGACCGGCTGCGAGCACGCCGTGGGCGCCGAGTGCCGCGACGCCTACGGCGAGCTGCACGCGCCCGCCGGCCGCGGCGACGGCCCCGGCGGCAGCCACCCGCGCGACCAGCAGGCCGTCTCGTGGTGCTTCGCGATGGAGCACCGGCCCGGGAGGAACCACGTCGGTCCCGAGCCCGAGGGCTACGCCCGCTGGCGCTCCTTCGTGCCGGACCTCGACCCGCCCTGGTGCGGGCCCCTGTTCTCGTGGCTGTCCCCCGGGGTCGACGAGAGGCCCCGCGAGATGGGCATGGTCCCGTGGCCGGACCGGCCCGCCGACGGCGTCTGGGAGCTGTGGCGGTACCGGCGGATCGTCGACGCCTCCGCGCACACCGACGGCCGGCCCGACGTGTGCCTGGTGAACTGGGTGCAGATGGACCAGTTCGTCGAGCCGGTGCTGGGCGTGAGCCCCGATGCCGCCCGGGCCGCGCTTAAGCTCGCGAAGCAGCAGGCGCGCTGCCTCTTCCACTGGATGCAGACCGAGGCCCCGCGGCACGACGGCGGGCGCGGCTACCCGGGCTTGAAGCTCCGCGGCGACGAGCTTGGGACCGACTCGGGCTTCGCGAAGGCGGCCTACATCCGCGAGCCCCGCCGGCTGCTCGCGCGGACGATCATCCACGAGGGGCACCTCGGCGCTGCGCAGCGTCGGGCCGCCGGCGAGCCGGAGGTCCCCGAGCTCGCCACGACCCTCGGCGAGTCCGTCCCCGCCGCCGAGCCCTTCGCCGACGCGGTCGGCGTCGGCCACTACCGCCTCGACCTGCACCCCAGCTGCGCCGGCCGCAACAGCGTCTACGTCGAGGCCGCGCCGTACCGCATCCCGCTCGGCTCGCTCATCCCCGTCCGCGTGGAGAACCTGCTCGCCGCCGGCAAGGGCTTCGGCGTCAGCCACGTGGTCAACGGCTGCACCCGGCTTCACCCGGTCGAGTGGACCGTGGGGGAGGCGGCCGGCGAGCTCGCCGCGTGGTGCCTGGAGCACGGCCGCACGCCCGCCGAGGTGCACGCCGACGCCGCGCAGACCCGTCGCTTCCAGGACCGGCTGCGGGCCCGCGGCTTTGCGCTGGCCTGGCCTTGGGAGAAATCCTGA
- a CDS encoding GntR family transcriptional regulator: MIGRPATPPERPRDAAAGPLRPVRPRAGALLYVTVRDALHDAIRDGRFAPGERLPSTKDLAAMFEVSLVTTHRAMQSLEARGVLDRVQGRGTFVTERSERRVRRLAVVLQPQASLADYYYGDLLDGMNRAARELGADLLIRHATEPVRRVVPASNGSSPERVWGGCDAHLLVNPLPEAAEAFAVTLEDGVPSVLVGARHGDMPHVDVDNADLIEQAVTHLHDRGHRRILFVGGAGNLSNSRDRLDAFATTCEAFKVAAAPRLVASSWRLHDGEKRELGDLLGSSGGPTAVVAAGYYLALDVYDVAGRRGLEIPKHLSVVGVGDPMSAPHLSPPLTTMRQPLVELGHAAVEAAIHLIEGEPQPSINLRARLVPRASCRAI, encoded by the coding sequence ATGATCGGTCGCCCCGCCACGCCCCCCGAACGCCCCCGCGACGCCGCCGCCGGCCCGCTGCGGCCGGTCCGCCCGCGCGCGGGGGCGCTGCTCTACGTCACCGTCCGCGACGCGCTGCACGACGCGATCCGCGACGGCCGCTTCGCGCCGGGCGAGCGGCTGCCCAGCACCAAGGACCTCGCCGCCATGTTCGAGGTCTCGCTGGTGACGACCCACCGGGCGATGCAGTCGCTGGAGGCCCGGGGCGTGCTCGACCGGGTGCAGGGCCGCGGCACCTTCGTCACCGAGCGCTCGGAGCGTCGCGTCCGCCGGCTCGCCGTGGTGCTCCAGCCGCAGGCGTCCCTCGCCGACTACTACTACGGCGACCTGCTCGACGGCATGAACCGGGCCGCGCGGGAGCTCGGCGCCGACCTGCTCATCCGCCACGCGACCGAGCCGGTGCGCCGCGTGGTGCCCGCCAGCAACGGCTCCTCGCCCGAGCGCGTGTGGGGCGGCTGCGACGCCCATCTGCTCGTGAACCCGCTGCCCGAGGCCGCCGAGGCCTTCGCGGTCACCCTCGAGGACGGCGTGCCCTCGGTGCTGGTCGGGGCCCGCCACGGCGACATGCCCCACGTGGACGTGGACAACGCCGACCTGATCGAGCAGGCGGTCACGCACCTCCACGACCGCGGCCACCGCCGCATCCTCTTCGTCGGCGGTGCCGGCAACCTCTCCAACAGCCGCGACCGGCTGGACGCCTTCGCCACGACCTGCGAGGCCTTCAAGGTGGCGGCGGCGCCGCGGCTGGTGGCGTCCAGCTGGCGGCTGCACGACGGCGAGAAGCGGGAGCTGGGCGACCTGCTCGGCTCCAGCGGCGGGCCCACGGCCGTCGTCGCCGCCGGCTACTACCTCGCGTTGGACGTTTACGACGTCGCGGGTCGCCGCGGCCTGGAGATCCCCAAGCACCTCTCGGTCGTGGGCGTCGGCGACCCGATGAGCGCCCCGCACCTCTCGCCGCCGCTGACCACGATGCGCCAGCCGCTCGTGGAGCTCGGCCACGCCGCCGTGGAGGCGGCCATCCACCTCATCGAGGGCGAGCCGCAGCCGAGCATCAACCTCCGGGCCCGGCTGGTGCCCCGCGCTTCCTGCCGCGCCATCTAG
- a CDS encoding Gfo/Idh/MocA family protein, with product MSVAAATLDDTIRLMSQRTVTRLALVGAGNIARAHAAAAASLPDAVELVAVVDTRREAAEALAEASGAAAFGSVEEMLAALGGTPAGVPDAAVVCTPPSARVEAARRLLAAGCSLLLEKPLAHTVADAEALVRLADAYPAAVAVTGFCHRFTPAVGAMIGLVAEGRIGEVVRCENTFAADLPHLRGHWMSDSAVAGGGSLIDTGLHSLDLFAYLFGPATVEGAVFRCGWEGRSESNATVLLRAGGAHAAAAAGGARIETVYPVAGVVACGWAENSRFDLRLVGTAGSLLYDFEKPEAVFLTTPAGTETLAVETHEVRFDRQLAAFAARVAGGPGDAPLCGFAGGLEALRRVAEAAMLDAASRPEAPASAPASAPASTPAPLRNGNGNGVHLAATAASEAFAEAGR from the coding sequence ATGTCGGTGGCCGCGGCCACGCTCGATGATACTATAAGACTCATGAGCCAACGCACCGTCACCCGCCTCGCGCTCGTCGGCGCCGGCAACATCGCCCGGGCCCACGCGGCGGCCGCGGCCTCGCTGCCCGACGCCGTCGAGCTCGTCGCCGTCGTGGACACCCGCCGCGAGGCGGCCGAGGCGCTCGCGGAGGCCAGCGGCGCCGCGGCCTTCGGCTCGGTGGAGGAGATGCTCGCCGCGCTGGGCGGCACGCCCGCGGGCGTGCCCGACGCCGCGGTGGTCTGCACCCCGCCCTCGGCCCGCGTGGAGGCGGCCCGGCGGCTGCTGGCCGCCGGCTGCTCCCTGCTGCTGGAGAAGCCGCTGGCCCACACCGTGGCCGACGCCGAGGCGCTGGTGCGGCTTGCCGACGCGTACCCCGCCGCCGTGGCCGTCACCGGCTTCTGCCACCGCTTCACGCCGGCGGTCGGGGCCATGATCGGCCTGGTCGCCGAGGGCCGCATCGGCGAGGTCGTCCGCTGCGAGAACACCTTCGCGGCCGACCTGCCGCACCTCCGCGGCCACTGGATGAGCGACTCGGCGGTCGCCGGCGGCGGCTCGCTCATCGACACCGGCCTGCACAGCCTGGACCTCTTCGCGTACCTCTTCGGCCCCGCGACGGTGGAGGGCGCGGTGTTCCGCTGCGGCTGGGAGGGGCGCTCCGAGAGCAACGCGACCGTGCTGCTGCGGGCGGGCGGCGCGCACGCCGCCGCCGCCGCAGGAGGTGCCCGGATCGAGACCGTGTACCCCGTCGCCGGGGTCGTCGCCTGCGGCTGGGCGGAGAACAGCCGTTTCGACCTCCGGCTGGTCGGCACCGCCGGCTCGCTCCTCTACGACTTCGAGAAGCCCGAGGCGGTGTTCCTGACGACGCCCGCGGGCACCGAGACGCTGGCCGTGGAGACCCACGAGGTCCGCTTCGACCGCCAGCTCGCCGCCTTCGCCGCCCGCGTCGCCGGCGGGCCCGGCGACGCCCCGCTGTGCGGCTTCGCCGGCGGGCTCGAGGCCCTGCGGCGGGTGGCCGAGGCCGCGATGCTCGACGCCGCTTCGCGGCCCGAAGCGCCGGCGTCGGCACCGGCGTCGGCACCGGCGTCGACGCCCGCGCCGCTCCGCAACGGCAACGGCAACGGCGTCCACCTGGCGGCGACCGCCGCGAGCGAAGCCTTCGCCGAGGCCGGGCGTTGA
- a CDS encoding phosphodiester glycosidase family protein, which translates to MSLIRPLLAALVLAPGPCAAAAGAAESPWVLVAAADTPAQDGPVAVQEARLETPAGPVRGLLAQVDLTDPRVEVVVTERPAEVPPPPAEVPRVGVAGFAAERGLAVAVNANYFATLGPDADVLGLCVADGVVVSPARFFAGTGDPVLAFAADGTAAAFVPDTPEDPRLAAFDAVAGIGASPTDPDRGGLLVEGGVSRGGSARVEPLARHPRTVAGVDAGGGVLTLAVIDGREAGGSAGATLPEAAALLLQAGVSDGVNLDGGGSSVMYVGPGVAGAEAFTSSPSEDRPVAAILGVRLRESSSR; encoded by the coding sequence GTGTCCCTGATCCGCCCGCTGCTCGCCGCCCTGGTCCTCGCCCCGGGGCCTTGCGCCGCGGCTGCGGGTGCCGCGGAGTCGCCCTGGGTGCTCGTTGCGGCCGCGGACACGCCCGCGCAGGACGGGCCGGTGGCGGTGCAGGAGGCCCGCCTGGAGACGCCCGCGGGCCCGGTGCGCGGCCTCCTCGCGCAGGTCGATCTGACCGACCCCCGCGTGGAGGTGGTGGTCACGGAGCGGCCCGCGGAGGTCCCGCCGCCGCCCGCGGAGGTGCCCCGGGTGGGCGTGGCGGGCTTCGCCGCCGAGCGCGGCCTCGCGGTCGCCGTCAACGCCAACTACTTCGCGACGCTGGGCCCCGATGCCGACGTCCTGGGCCTGTGCGTCGCCGACGGCGTCGTGGTCTCGCCGGCGCGCTTCTTCGCCGGCACCGGCGACCCGGTCCTCGCCTTCGCCGCCGACGGCACCGCCGCCGCCTTCGTGCCCGACACGCCGGAGGACCCGCGGCTGGCCGCCTTCGACGCCGTCGCGGGCATCGGCGCCTCCCCCACCGACCCCGACCGCGGCGGCCTGCTCGTCGAGGGCGGCGTCTCCCGGGGCGGATCCGCCCGCGTCGAGCCGCTGGCCCGGCACCCCCGCACCGTCGCGGGCGTCGACGCCGGCGGCGGCGTGCTCACGCTGGCCGTGATCGACGGGCGGGAGGCGGGCGGCTCCGCCGGCGCCACGCTGCCCGAGGCCGCGGCGCTGCTCCTGCAGGCGGGCGTGAGCGACGGCGTGAACCTCGACGGCGGCGGATCCAGCGTCATGTACGTCGGCCCGGGGGTCGCGGGCGCCGAAGCGTTCACCAGTTCGCCTTCGGAGGACCGGCCGGTGGCCGCCATCCTGGGCGTCCGCCTCCGGGAGAGCTCCAGCCGATGA
- a CDS encoding SpoIID/LytB domain-containing protein, whose translation MFSRSASPTPLILGLVCLASASAAAVEAVESVTIRDDNGNGSFFSVDFENNYLPNVVLRENGAASFEALKAQAVAARTFAYYKLETGSSFIRNSQADQVYSLGGARSNPGGRWDAAVAETEGEFLSFDGITTASFYVAGAIPSSPTGFASPSDPDPTNTQRFVTYPRADNLAGPNNRGSSLGFRGTVSNPNYPNRGAMSQNGADVLSDEGVHYADILKTFYGGDIQLGVASQTRGQTPFGEKKLATFERNDETFVRPLTFAGQARNLGGGTSVARTAARATTPGGISQELVIDYDPVADAADGGVDGFFVRHLSGASLSQRLTALTSGTVINPAADPVGNVILPTTGTIGFSLLAEPDPAALPGAAAGLEVALAIDDFGDDSILGSTTEQSFFQPVVADGTWRRYEWSLEDAAFASAFGAAGDGVLGSRFTLDSILLRGFGDATVYLDDVFFDATGVVIPEPTALVALLLAGAAAGSRRRRRGLISPAG comes from the coding sequence TCGTGTGCCTCGCCTCCGCTTCCGCCGCCGCGGTCGAAGCCGTCGAGTCCGTCACCATCCGCGACGACAACGGCAACGGGTCGTTCTTCTCGGTCGACTTCGAGAACAACTACCTCCCCAACGTGGTGCTCCGCGAGAACGGGGCGGCTTCCTTCGAGGCGCTCAAGGCGCAGGCGGTCGCGGCCCGGACCTTCGCGTACTACAAGCTGGAGACCGGGAGTTCCTTCATCCGCAACAGCCAGGCGGACCAGGTCTACAGCCTCGGCGGTGCGCGGAGCAACCCCGGCGGGCGGTGGGACGCGGCCGTGGCCGAAACCGAGGGCGAGTTCCTCAGCTTCGACGGGATCACCACCGCGAGCTTCTACGTGGCGGGGGCGATCCCCTCCTCGCCGACCGGCTTCGCGAGCCCCTCCGACCCCGACCCGACGAACACGCAGCGGTTCGTGACCTACCCGCGCGCCGACAACCTCGCCGGCCCGAACAACCGGGGGTCGAGCCTGGGCTTCCGCGGCACGGTCAGCAATCCCAACTACCCCAACCGCGGGGCGATGAGCCAGAACGGGGCGGACGTGCTCTCCGACGAGGGGGTGCACTACGCGGACATCCTCAAGACCTTCTACGGCGGCGACATCCAGCTGGGCGTGGCGAGCCAGACCCGCGGGCAGACGCCCTTCGGCGAGAAGAAGCTGGCGACCTTCGAGCGCAACGACGAGACCTTCGTCCGCCCGCTCACCTTCGCGGGCCAGGCCCGCAACCTCGGGGGCGGCACCTCCGTCGCCCGCACCGCCGCGCGGGCGACGACCCCCGGGGGGATCTCCCAGGAGCTGGTGATCGACTACGACCCGGTGGCGGACGCGGCCGACGGCGGCGTGGACGGGTTCTTCGTCCGTCACCTCTCGGGCGCGTCGCTGAGCCAGCGGCTGACGGCGCTGACCAGCGGGACGGTCATCAACCCCGCGGCGGACCCGGTGGGCAACGTGATCCTGCCCACCACCGGCACGATCGGCTTCTCGCTGCTGGCGGAGCCGGACCCCGCCGCCCTCCCGGGGGCGGCGGCGGGCTTGGAGGTCGCCCTCGCGATCGACGACTTCGGCGACGACTCGATCCTGGGCTCGACCACGGAGCAGTCGTTCTTCCAGCCGGTGGTCGCCGACGGGACCTGGCGCCGCTACGAGTGGTCGCTCGAAGACGCGGCCTTCGCCTCCGCCTTCGGGGCGGCCGGCGACGGGGTGCTGGGCTCCCGCTTCACGCTCGACTCGATCCTCCTCCGCGGCTTCGGCGACGCGACGGTGTACCTCGACGACGTGTTCTTCGACGCCACGGGCGTGGTCATCCCCGAGCCGACGGCGCTGGTGGCGCTCCTGCTGGCGGGCGCGGCGGCGGGGTCCCGCCGGCGGCGGAGGGGCTTGATCTCCCCGGCGGGGTGA
- a CDS encoding glycoside hydrolase family 10 protein, with amino-acid sequence MHRLRLLHRAAAAAAAAVPLLATPAAAAPPEVRGTWMTTTANDALATPGNTAEAMERLRAIGLNTVYVEVWKNGYTQFPSETMEAAIGVARRPDLMPGHANHPGDAPGLDGPRDLLEETLIAAHRNQLLYIGWFEYGFMAAFKDTMNDLREQHPGWMTTTADGSLVSDQNPFVWMNPLRPECRDLLMGIVLDAVDRYDLDGVQLDDRIAWPVTMGYDDYTVAAYKEEHGGKAPPADARDPAWVAWRAEKVGEFAERFHEELKAKRPNLIVSISPAVYPWSLENYACDWRDWSRRGLMDEYVPQVYRTTFKRVSEDWPVQLRAVGSRRTDDLIGGFRINGDGPDTPWAEYEKKLDLVRRRGGGGHVHWFSRGVLETYPAELTAYYDVENAGHAASPMLPADWRPAPVVAERSGGAWHADVAEAGDFRVIARRGDVWSVVDTARLGAGTHELDAPADAEAVELLVDRRRAPRRP; translated from the coding sequence ATGCACCGCCTCCGCCTCCTCCACCGGGCCGCCGCCGCGGCCGCCGCGGCCGTCCCGCTCCTCGCCACGCCCGCGGCGGCCGCGCCGCCGGAGGTCCGAGGCACGTGGATGACCACCACCGCCAACGACGCCCTGGCCACGCCCGGGAACACGGCCGAGGCGATGGAGCGGCTCCGCGCGATCGGCCTCAACACCGTCTACGTCGAGGTCTGGAAGAACGGCTACACGCAGTTCCCCTCCGAGACGATGGAGGCGGCGATCGGCGTCGCGCGCCGGCCGGACCTCATGCCGGGCCACGCCAACCACCCCGGCGACGCCCCCGGCCTCGACGGCCCGCGGGACCTGCTCGAGGAGACGCTGATCGCGGCGCACCGCAACCAGCTGCTCTACATCGGCTGGTTCGAGTACGGCTTCATGGCCGCGTTCAAGGACACGATGAACGACCTGCGGGAGCAGCACCCCGGGTGGATGACCACCACCGCCGACGGGTCGCTGGTGAGCGACCAGAACCCCTTCGTGTGGATGAACCCGCTGCGGCCGGAGTGCCGGGACCTCCTGATGGGGATCGTGCTCGACGCGGTGGACCGCTACGACCTCGACGGCGTGCAGCTCGACGACCGCATCGCCTGGCCGGTGACCATGGGCTACGACGACTACACCGTCGCGGCCTACAAGGAGGAGCACGGCGGGAAGGCCCCGCCCGCCGACGCCCGCGACCCGGCCTGGGTCGCCTGGCGGGCGGAGAAGGTCGGCGAGTTCGCCGAGCGTTTCCACGAGGAGCTCAAGGCGAAGCGGCCGAACCTGATCGTGTCGATCAGCCCCGCCGTGTACCCCTGGTCGCTGGAGAACTACGCCTGCGACTGGCGGGACTGGTCGCGGCGCGGGCTCATGGACGAGTACGTGCCGCAGGTTTACCGCACGACCTTCAAGCGGGTGAGCGAGGACTGGCCCGTGCAGCTGCGGGCCGTCGGCTCACGCCGCACCGACGACCTGATCGGCGGCTTCCGGATCAACGGCGACGGGCCCGACACGCCGTGGGCCGAGTACGAGAAGAAGCTCGACCTCGTGCGCCGCCGGGGCGGCGGCGGGCACGTCCACTGGTTCAGCCGCGGCGTGCTGGAGACCTACCCCGCCGAGCTGACCGCCTACTACGACGTGGAGAACGCCGGCCACGCCGCCAGCCCGATGCTGCCCGCGGATTGGCGGCCCGCCCCGGTCGTCGCCGAGCGAAGCGGCGGGGCCTGGCACGCCGACGTGGCCGAGGCCGGCGACTTCCGCGTGATCGCCCGCCGCGGCGACGTGTGGAGCGTGGTGGACACCGCCCGCCTCGGAGCGGGCACGCACGAACTCGACGCGCCCGCCGACGCCGAGGCCGTCGAGCTGCTCGTCGACCGCCGCCGAGCCCCGCGGCGGCCATGA
- a CDS encoding serine hydrolase: MSDGDPPWARLPRTAGVPMLKDARSADSALLDGLFELPAGSALTVAEVAADGSLVAARWRGTGETLFYPASTIKWTTGALAVALMDEHDLPPEAVLAVGDRPAATLRDLVLSMLQASDNDAFNALHEWVGTAETHAAMRSWGCTHAIVRRHFMNPRFTGSPACVARRPDGSEVVFEAKPEVDMPLSTDRPPPDGNPEANAFTTDDLVRVGAATLMGPIRDAAAFGLFACGLSWTCQAYVRAGLARLTAGRPDRPGFVVLNKPGWWPPDGANSELNYVHDVAHGRHLFLAVYAQGTEAEAEAGVSAAAEAVGAALLAGRLRLA; encoded by the coding sequence GTGAGCGACGGCGACCCGCCCTGGGCCCGGCTGCCGCGGACCGCGGGCGTTCCGATGCTCAAAGACGCGCGGTCCGCGGATTCCGCGTTGCTCGACGGCCTCTTCGAGCTGCCCGCGGGCTCGGCGCTCACGGTCGCCGAGGTCGCCGCCGACGGCTCCCTCGTCGCCGCCCGCTGGCGCGGCACCGGCGAGACGCTTTTCTACCCCGCCAGCACGATCAAGTGGACGACCGGGGCGCTCGCGGTCGCGCTCATGGACGAGCACGATCTCCCGCCCGAGGCGGTGTTGGCCGTTGGCGACCGGCCCGCCGCGACGCTGCGCGACCTGGTGCTCTCGATGCTGCAGGCCAGCGACAACGACGCCTTCAACGCGCTGCACGAGTGGGTGGGCACCGCCGAGACCCACGCCGCCATGCGATCCTGGGGCTGCACCCACGCGATCGTCCGCCGGCACTTCATGAACCCGCGGTTCACCGGCAGCCCCGCCTGCGTCGCCCGCCGGCCCGACGGCAGCGAGGTCGTCTTCGAGGCGAAGCCCGAGGTCGACATGCCGCTCTCGACCGACCGGCCGCCGCCGGACGGCAACCCCGAGGCCAACGCCTTCACCACCGACGACCTCGTCCGCGTGGGCGCCGCCACGCTGATGGGCCCGATCCGCGACGCCGCGGCCTTCGGCCTGTTCGCCTGCGGGCTGTCGTGGACCTGCCAGGCCTACGTCCGCGCCGGCCTCGCCCGGCTCACCGCCGGCCGGCCGGACCGCCCGGGCTTCGTCGTACTCAACAAGCCCGGCTGGTGGCCACCCGACGGCGCCAACAGCGAGTTGAACTACGTGCACGACGTGGCGCACGGCCGGCACCTCTTCCTGGCGGTGTACGCGCAGGGCACCGAGGCCGAGGCGGAGGCGGGCGTGTCGGCGGCGGCCGAGGCCGTCGGGGCGGCGCTGCTGGCGGGCCGTCTTCGGCTCGCCTGA